ATTGGCAACCGCTATAAACGGTTTGCTATATTTCTTGGCTATCTTGCCGCTCATACTGGCGCTGACGAAGATGGATATTGACTATAGTAAGTTTCAAAATATTCAGGATATGGATGCCGCTTACCAATACTCCATGACGCTTATGGAGAGCCTACCGAGCAGTACGCTGATGATGTCACAAGTCTTAGTCTTTGGCTTATTCATCTTACAATTGGTATTTATTACCATGCGTGGTCAGTCTTTAGGCAAGCTAATTACTGGCATTAGGGTGGTAGATCAAACTACGCATCGTTTGCCCTCTTTTGGTAAGCTCATAGGTATGCGTACCTTACTGCTATTTTTCGTTTATAACTTATTGTTCTCATTTACCAGCTTTTTAGGCTTTATCGTAGTCGCTGTACATTATTATATGGCATCAAAAAGCTCGCAGAATATTGGTTGGCATGATAAGTTGGCTAAAACCTTAGTGGTAAAGGCCAATAATGATCAATTAGTGAAACAGCCAAAAATAAAATAGTCAGCATTTTAAACCAGTAAAAACATATTTTAGTATTAAAAGCAGTGCTTAGGTGCTGCTTTTTTTATTAATACTATTTTTTAGACACTATTTCAGTGATATCAGTTTTGCTTATATAAAATTGATACATATTCATAAGTAACCATCCATTAAGCTTTGTATTAATGAGCGGTTACTGTTATAATACGGCGCTTTATAAACTAAGCTTATCTAAGAATTTGAGCTTACCTTATAAATCTCCTTGCTATTAACATAGGGTTGATAGCTACTAATCCGTAAGGAGTCATAATGCGACATTACGAAGTGGTGTTAATTGTACACCCAGACCAGAGCGACCAAGTGGTTGGCATGGTTGAACGCTATATCAAATTGGTTCAAGACAACAACGGTATCATCCATCGTCTAGAAGACTGGGGCCGTCGTCAACTTGCTTACCCAATTGACAAAATTCATAAAGCTCATTACGTTCTTTTCAATATTGAAACTGACGGTGAGACTTTAGCTGAGCTTGAAGAATTATTCCGTTATAACGACGCGATCATTCGTAGCCTAGTTATCCGCCGTGACGAGGCAATCACTGAAGAGTCACAACTAGCTAAAAATGCCGATGAAAAACGCGCACGTAAAGCTACTACTCGTCGTTCAGACAGCAATGACGACAACGACAACAGTGAAGACTAATTAAAGGAGAATACTTATGGCACGTTTCTATCGCCGTCGCAAATTCTGCCGTTTCACTGCTGAAGGCATCACTCACATTGACTATAAAGATGTTGAATTGCTAAAACAGTATATCAGTGACAATGGTAAGATCGTACCAAGCCGTATTACCGGTACTTCTACTAAATATCAGCGCCAACTAGCAACTGCTATCAAGCAAGCTCGCTATCTTGCGCTACTTCCGTATACTGACAACCATCAGTAATTTAACCGTTAACTAGGAATGACTCATGCAAATTATTTTGTTACAGCGTATCGTCAACCTTGGTAAACTCGGTGAAACTGTCGATGTAAAACCAGGTTACGGACGTAACTTTCTTATCCCGCAAGGTAAAGCATTACCTGCGACTAAAGCTAATATTGAAAAGTTCGAAGCACGTCGTGCTGAGCTTGAAGCTGAAGAAGCCAAAGAAATCGCTAGCGCTCAAGAGCGTGCTGACGCCCTAACTGATGTTAACGTTATCATGCGCGCCAAGTCTGGTGACGAAGGCAAGCTATTTGGTTCTATCGGTACTCGCGATATCGCTGAAGCCTTAACCAACTCTGGCCTAGAAGTTGACCGCTCTGAAGTTAAACTTCCAGAAGGCACACTACGTCAAATTGGCGAATATAACGTTGATATCCAGTTGCATCATGATGTTACTGCTAGCATTTTAGTTACTATCTTATCAGAAGATGGTGATGACGAAGACCAAGCAGTAGAAGAAGATGATAACGAAGCAGCAGACGAGAACGAAGACTATTCTGAAGAGTAAGTTTTAGAATCTCTAGTTTAATTTTAAAAAAAAGCCAGTAACTTAAGTTACTGGCTTTTTTTATGTGAAATGGCATTTAAAATGTTATATTTTATAACTGGTTAGGTTTTTTTGCAGTCTTTATTAGCATAGCAAACCAAGAGAATTCATATGACATTTTACTCAGCCCCTAATTATTCCCAGCGCTTACATGAGTGGCTCAAGCGTGGCAGAAACTGGCACATTGAGTATGATGAGTATTTATCCAATCATATTACTCATAACTGGATTGCGCTGGATGCTGCTGGTGCTGATAATGAAAAAATGCAGTGGTGGGAGGAGGTTTATGTTTATAACACTACCGATAAAGTTAATGGTAAAAAAGCGTTACACTCTAAAAAACTAGCAAAAATGCTACAGCCGCCACGCAGCAACCCCATTGATTACACCAAAATAACTGACGCTAATTGGTTAAATAATTTGCAGTCTATCCGGATTGCCTTTGGCTTATATCGTGATTTTTTTGATAAAAAAATAGCCAAGCTGGGTTTGAGCGCTTGTCTGAATCGCTATTACCCTGCACTATCAGAAGGTATGGCAGGGGCAGCAATGCATGCTGTTATTCATACGGGCTGGGCGGTTGATGTCGACTCTGTAGACATGGCAAGTGAGGGCTTAGCTTACATGGCAACCGCTTTTCAGCCGTTAGCAACTGGCTCAAATCATAGTGAACATCAGCTATGGTGTCCTAATGCACCGAGCATCATTGCAGCCTTTAAGCAGATTTTTACCAATAACGACATAGCAGCGCTGGCTAAAAAAGCCGATTTATTGAGTAAGACTGAAGACTATACAGACCTTAATAGAGGCAGCTTTCAGCAGCGGCTCATCACTTTTGATAATCCTGAACACCCAATGGCGCAGTTTCTCAATGAAAACGTGACGCTAAGACTACCCGATATCGGCTGTGACTTAACGCCATCAATAGAAGCATTAACGGTTACTGCAACCACAGCTTTGTACAGCAGTGATAACGAGTTTTTTATATTGCATGGATTAACTAGCCTACATGCTGTTTTGTGTGTCCTGCCGCACCTTGATGAGACAGCCCAGCGTAACGCTTTAGGCTACTGGTTTAGAGCGTTAGTGGCTACTATTATCGTTCAAGGCATCCCTAATATAGTGGATACAATCGTATTGCTAGAGCAATGGAATAAGTATAAGGACAAAAATCAATCTGATAAGCATCAGCTAACTGATGAACAACAGGCATGGTGGATGCAGATATTACAGTCAACCACAGACAGCCTTGATGAGCATGTCCCAAAAGGCGTTTATGTGTTAAAGCGTTGGGCTGAATGGCAGGCGTTTTCAAGTGCTACCCATGATGTGTATATTAAAGCGGCTCAAAACCTCGCAATGCCCCACCCTAGTGGTAAGTTAGATGCAAACTTATGGTTTAATCGTTGAGCATCAAAGGCTCTATAAAACAAAGATAAAAAATTGAGATAGCATAAACATTAAAGTTAAGACTACCCATAAAAAAATCCGACCACACTATGTGATCGGATTTTTAATATTTGGTGGAGATGGCGGGAGTTGAACCCGCGTCCGCCAGCATTACGCTCATGACTCTACATGTTTAGATTCTGTCTTTGTTTTTAGTCCGCACCGATCCGACAGGCAGGATGGATTGGACGATTCTCTACTTTTGAACCCAAGCGATTGAGACAATCCCTTGTGGCGAACCTATATTCGGACGCTTCAACTGGGCTGGTCAACTATAGGTAATCGGCAGCGCAGTAAGCAGGGTTTAAGCTGCTAGAGCGTAAGTTTCGTCGTTTGCGACTATAACAATATATGTTTGATTTACGAGAGGACATACACTCTCGACATGCATCATTGAGTTTCATCACCAGCGTCGAAGCCAGAACATCCCCAATAAGATTGCGTATTATAGGTTATAAAAGAGCTTTTGTCAACCATATAATAATTTATAGCGTATTAATTTACATCCTAACTGATTGATTATGTAGACAATATATCAAATTGTAATATCGCTCTAATTAAAACTCTATATCAAAATAGAAGCTAGTAAATACCCTATAGAATGATATATGGGGCAGATAGTTATCTTTTCAACCATTCAGGAGTAATAAGTTTATTATTATATGCTGTAGTGATTTAGCCCAAAACTTTATTCAGCCATTTACCGATATTTTGAATCTGCGGCATACAAACCTGATGCGCCATCGGATAAGTATTATATTCAACCTGATAGCCTTTAGCTGATAATAATTGCTGCGCCTGCTGACCTAAAACCACTGGAACAACGGGGTCATGAGTACCGTGCTCAATCAGTACAGGTATATTTTGGTTCGCCGTGCTATATTCTAAATCATCATTGGTCGCCAAATAAGTAGACAATGCCATCAAGCCAGCCAAAGGCTTTGGATAGCCCAATGCCACATGATAAGCTACTGCCCCGCCCTGAGAAAACCCAGCTATGACAATATTTTCAGGAGCAACGCCGTGCTCTATTTCACGAGTGATTAAATCATGTATTTTTTGCGCTGATTGCTCAATTTGGGCAATATCAACTTTACGCTCAAGGCTCATCTCCAAGATGTCGTACCAAGCTGGCATAACCATACCGCCATTAATAGTGACAGGGATATTCGGGGCATGCGGAAAGATAAAACGTACCGCCATATCATTACTCAAGCCCAACTGCGGCACTACAGGCTCAAAATCATGCCCGCTGGCACCTAAACCATGGAGCCATATAACCGCACGATCTATTTGCTTATTCGATGGGTTATGCTCTTTGATGACCGCCTCTAAATATTGACTCATTTTATTCTATTTCCTTTATATAAAATTATAGGTATGACCCATTTATGACTTAATTAGAATTTGTTGAACCTTCAATTATTATCCACCAATTTTTCACAGCTATTGAGATGCCACATACTACCCTAGCAAAGGTTTTATGCTAGGATAATTTAATAGCGTGAGTGGTGTCGATTTTACCAATGTAGCTACTTTATGACGCTCTATTATTATTTTTCAACATTTATTATATAAGAAAACTTTTTATAACAAGATATCACAACTATGACTCATATTTTATTGGTAGAAGACGATCCCGCTATTGCCATGTCTTTGAAAGTGACTTGCAAACGTGAAGGGTGGCAAATCACTTGGCTAGATAATGCCAGTGGGGTTTTACCTATGCTGCATAGTGATGAGGCGCAAACATTATCAGCTATTATTTTAGATGTTGGTTTGCCTGATGGTGATGGCTTGAGCTTGTGTCAACAAATTCGTCATACCGCCGAGCTTGAGCATTTAAAAGACTTGCCCATCGTATTTTTAACCGCCCGTAGTGATGAGGTAGATCGTATTTTAGGACTGGAGATGGGCGGTGATGATTACTGTGCTAAGCCTTTTAGTCCTCGGGAGTTGGTTGCCCGTTTAAAGGCGATTTGGCGGCGTGAACAAATAAGCGCCCAGCAGTATGCTACTGAAGATAGCACTCCGTCTCATAACTCTCATACCTCTAATGGCGCAGCTGATAACTTATCTCCTAACCCGATGTCAGGGCAGGCTTTAACTTTTGAGTGTCAATCTGGTACTTGGTATTATCAGCCGCTTAATTATTCACTAATGTGGCAAGATCAAAAGCTTGAGCTTAGTAATACCGAGCGCAAGATTTTATTAACCTTACTCCAAGCCCCCAATCAAGTCTTTAGCCGTGAACAATTACTAAATGCGGTCACTGACTATCCTGATCACCGCCTGGCACGCACGATAGACAGTCATATCAAATCTATTCGCAAACAGCTGGCTAGCATTGATGCTAGTACCGATGTGATTCATACCCACCGTGGTCTTGGTTATGGACTGTGTCCTGCCTAATGAGCTCTCCTGATAATAAAAATAATCCCATCAAACCCAATCAAAGCAGTTGGTATGCCAAACTGCACCCTATTGGTACTGCCCAGCAGCAGACGAAAACCCCGAAACGTCCGCTTAATCTAAGTATATTTTTTCGGATTTGGCTGGCCGTTGCACTGATTCTAATTCTCTCTGGCATAGTCGCCTTTACCCAATTGTTTGGCTATATCAAGCCGACCGCGCAGCAAGTCATTGAGGATACTTTATTAGATACTAGCCAATTACTAGCGGCCAGTTTGCGCGTGCCTCTAAGCTCAGGGCAACTATATGATGAGAGTTATCAGAGACAGCTGGATACTGGTTTTGCCAGCACCCAAACGACAATCAATGGCTCACTTAATAAAGATCTAGAGCCGACTATTAATAAGCAAACGGATAACGGTTTTCGAGTCTATGTTACCGATAATAACGGTTTAGTTATCTACGACTCTTGGCCTATGCCTTACAACGCTGAAGGCGAAGATTATAGCCGCTGGAATGATATCTATCTGACTCTAAAAGGTCAATACGGTGCGAGAAGTACGCTCAGCAAAGATAGCGGGCACAATACTTCTATCATGTATGTTGCCCAGCCGATAAGAGACGAATTAGGCGAGATTATCGGCGTGGTTAGTGTCGGTAAACCAGTTGCGAGTATCTTGCCTTATCTGAATGATACACGCCAGCGCATGTTGATCACTACCCTACTGGTTAGTATCGCCGCTCTGATACTAGCAGGTCTAGTGGCGTGGTGGCTTAAGCAAAGTATCACTCTGGTCACTCAATATACTGGCTCGCTCGCCGAGGATACTAAAAAGCCTTATTTCTATTTGGGTCATGAGCTTAACAGCCTAACCGATACTATCGAGACCATGAAACATCGGTTAGAAAACAGGGCTTATGTCAGCGATTATGTCCATACGCTAACCCATGAGCTAAAAAGTCCATTGACCGCTATTCGTGCTAGCAGTGAGCTGTTAGAGGATGACGGCCTAGATACTGAAGATCGCCACATGCTTAATCAGTCTATTGGTGAGCAAAGTATCAAAATGCAGCAATTGATTGATCGTTTATTATTATTAGCCAAAGTTGAGCAGCCTACTTTTAGACTAAATCGGCAACCCGTAGCCTTATTACCGATGCTCCAGAGCTTGATAAAAGACAGTAGTCCAAAGCTCCAACAGCGTCATCTGGACGCTATTGAATTGTATGTTAATGAGGAAAACCTGCTTTCTCATTCTAAAAATATGACGCTACCTGTGGAGATACTGGCCAAAACCACAGTATTTGCGGATAGTTTTTGGTTACTACAAGCCTTGCAAAATGTGCTGGATAATGCAATCTATTTTGCCGCCAATAAAGTCACCATTCATATTTATAATACTACAGCGCACTCAGTAGTTATTGACATCTTCAATGATGGCAAGCAGCTTCCGGATTATGCGGTTAGTAAAGTATTTGATCGTTATTTTAGCTTGTCGCATCAAAGCCAATTACGTTCAAGCGCTATCCAATCCGATCTCACTTCTCAACAACCTAAAACACAGACCACAACTACTCACACCTCTGCAAAAAAAGGAACGGGACTGGGGCTAACCTTAGTCAAACAAGTGATTGAACATCATGGTGGCAGCGTTATTATGCATAATGTTGGCGCTGACTCCGCTGCCGATCAGCTAGCTGGAGTTATGGTGCGCATAACCTTACCTTTATTTGAAAAGTAAATATCTGAGACCTGGCCACTGACAACTTTTAAACCATTCAATGGATGCTCAAAACCTGTGATAGCACTGGATGATGACTACAATAAAAAAGCCCTTTATCCTTCCTAGCTAAAGTAGAAAAGATAAAAGGCTTTTGGCACATAAACGCTTAGCAGCATAGTAGAAACATAAAGGCTATAGCTGCTAATAAGTTAGCTTATTCAGTAATCGATTCTACTGGCGGCTCTACGTCAGCGTTTTGACCCCGATGACGTAGATAATGATCCAGTAATACTATCGCTAGCATCGCCTCGGCAATTGGTGTAGCACGTACGCCAACACAAGGATCATGACGACCTTTAGTTAACATATCGACAGCCTCCCCTTGAGTATTAATACTCTTGCCAGCAGTAGTAATACTAGAAGTTGGTTTGAGCGCAATACTGACACGAATGTCTTGACCTGATGAGATGCCGCCCAAGATACCACCAGCATGATTGGCAGTAAAACCCTCTGGAGTCAGCTCATCACGAGACTTATGTCCAAACTGTCCAGCTACGGCCATACCATCCCCAATCTCAACGCCTTTTACCGCATTGATACTCATCATCGCATGGGCAATATCGGCATCTAAGCGATCGAAGACTGGCTCGCCGAGTCCTACGGGTACGCCGCTGGCGATTACCTCAAGGCGCGCACCGCAGCTGGTACCTTCACGGCGCAAGCGATCTATCAAAGCCTCAAAGCGGGTAACTGCTTCAGGGTCCGCACAAAAAAATGGATTGCTATTGACATAATCCCAATCTATTTGACTCGGATCCGTTACTTGACTGTGCTCATCACCGATTTGGGTTACGTGACCACGAATTTGTACGCCCAAACGCTCTAGCAGGTACTTTTTAGCGATAGCACCAGCCGCCACCCGCATAGCGGTTTCACGCGCTGATGAACGCCCGCCGCCACGATAGTCACGAAAACCATACTTCATACTATAAGTATAATCAGCGTGGCCGGGACGAAAAGTGTCTTTGATTTCGCTATAATCTTTGGATTTTTGATTGGTATTACGAATCAGCAGACCTATGGAGGTGCCAGTGGTTTTGCCTTCGAATACGCCCGAGATAATCTCAACTTCATCAGACTCACGGCGCTGGGTCGAGTATTTAGAAGTACCGGGCTTGCGGCGATCTAAGTCGGTCTGCAAGTCAGCGGCACAAAGCGCCATCCCAGGCGGCACCCCATCCACAATAGCCATCAGTCCGGCACCATGCGACTCACCGCAAGTCATAACCTGAAAAAGCTGTCCTATACTGTTACCTGCCATGTCTATCCTTAAACGAATTCGATTTATTTATAAATATCCGATAATAACTATCAAAGGCTGTATAGCACCTCTATTAATTATTGTTCATATCGTCTAAGCGCTGCACATAATGAGCAAAAAGCGAGCGATACTCCATCAATTCCTCAAAAGTAATCGCAAAGACTCCGTGACCGCCGTGCGCAAATGTCAACCAATCAAAGTTAATATCAGGATAAGCTTGGTTCAAAGCCCATTCGCTATCGCCTACTTCACACACTAGCAAACCTTCAGGGCTGAGATAGTCTGGCGCTTCAAACAAGATACGATGTACCAAATCTAGCCCATCTTGACCCGCAGCCAGTGCCTGCTCTGGCTCATATAAAAACTCAGGCGGCAAATCTGCCATAATAGCTGCATCAACATAAGGCGGATTGGTAACGATGAGCTCATACTGGTGCTCGCTTGGTATTTTAGCAAACAAATCCGACTCTATAACATTGACTTGATGGCCGAGTTCATGATGATCGACGTTGACCATTGCCACTTCTAAAGCACCTTTATCGATATCTACCGCATCAACCAAGGCATCAACAAAACGACTTGCCAAGGCAATAGCGATACAGCCAGAACCGGTGCATAAATCTAAGATACGCTCCGGTTGTGACAACTGCTTTACCTCAAGACCGTGGTCATAAAAAGCGGCTGACGGCTCTTTGGATTTTGTAGCTATCCCTGTCGCTGCTCCTAGCGGTTTGGCCCATTCATTGACTTCAAAGTAAGGATAAAACTGCTGGCGAATCAGCTCCGCTATCGGTGAGCGTGGAATCAAAACCCGCTCATCAATATAAAAAGGCAAATCACAAAAATAAGCCAAATTAATTAAATAGCTCAGTGGTTTACGATCACTAATACGGGCTTCCAATAAGCTTAGCACCGCCTGTTTTTCAGAGTGGGTAAGACGGCAATCTAAAATCTGTTCATTAGCTGACCAGTCCAAAGATAAAGAATGCAATACGATAGCTGAGGCTTCTGCAAACTCATCGGTAGTCCCTTGCGCCACTACTACATCATAATTGCGCAGTTGAGTGACCGCAAAACGAATAAAATCACGAATGCTGAATAATTGTTCGCGCGCTTCTTCAAGCTCGCTCTGCGAACTTGTCAATGAAATATTCTCGGGATCTAATAGCTCAGAATCCTGAAGATCAGAGCCTTGATAATCTAAGCCTTCAAAATCGCCTTCAGCTTCAGCAGAGTATTGATTTTGAAAATCTTCTGCGCTCATGATTTGGTCTTCTGACATAGGGCACCTTATTGATTAAAAGCCAAGCTTAGTTAAAAATAGCGTTAAAAGAGTAGCGCTTGAATAAAATTATATTAAAGCATTATAAACCCAAACGTTAGATGGCGCCAATGACTGTGCTTTTTATTTACTTTTATGCCAATGCTATCTTATCAACACCTTGCTTTACTCAATATTTATGCCATTAACTCTAACAATCATAGCTAGATTATC
This sequence is a window from Psychrobacter jeotgali. Protein-coding genes within it:
- a CDS encoding RDD family protein — encoded protein: MQIFLARNNVQAGPYNLEQLNIMLASGEVTLDDLAWHEGLDQWQRLGNLTGNQYVYRPANTPAPNDSIINNVTVFPEDDDKNDDKTVSLDRLYGKPERSKPNSKNTKVDMTTNRSYKPNVSLNKTPAAKSASSKDVVIGNVVLAPIMSRILATAINGLLYFLAILPLILALTKMDIDYSKFQNIQDMDAAYQYSMTLMESLPSSTLMMSQVLVFGLFILQLVFITMRGQSLGKLITGIRVVDQTTHRLPSFGKLIGMRTLLLFFVYNLLFSFTSFLGFIVVAVHYYMASKSSQNIGWHDKLAKTLVVKANNDQLVKQPKIK
- the rpsF gene encoding 30S ribosomal protein S6, with the translated sequence MRHYEVVLIVHPDQSDQVVGMVERYIKLVQDNNGIIHRLEDWGRRQLAYPIDKIHKAHYVLFNIETDGETLAELEELFRYNDAIIRSLVIRRDEAITEESQLAKNADEKRARKATTRRSDSNDDNDNSED
- the aroC gene encoding chorismate synthase — its product is MAGNSIGQLFQVMTCGESHGAGLMAIVDGVPPGMALCAADLQTDLDRRKPGTSKYSTQRRESDEVEIISGVFEGKTTGTSIGLLIRNTNQKSKDYSEIKDTFRPGHADYTYSMKYGFRDYRGGGRSSARETAMRVAAGAIAKKYLLERLGVQIRGHVTQIGDEHSQVTDPSQIDWDYVNSNPFFCADPEAVTRFEALIDRLRREGTSCGARLEVIASGVPVGLGEPVFDRLDADIAHAMMSINAVKGVEIGDGMAVAGQFGHKSRDELTPEGFTANHAGGILGGISSGQDIRVSIALKPTSSITTAGKSINTQGEAVDMLTKGRHDPCVGVRATPIAEAMLAIVLLDHYLRHRGQNADVEPPVESITE
- the prmB gene encoding 50S ribosomal protein L3 N(5)-glutamine methyltransferase, with product MSEDQIMSAEDFQNQYSAEAEGDFEGLDYQGSDLQDSELLDPENISLTSSQSELEEAREQLFSIRDFIRFAVTQLRNYDVVVAQGTTDEFAEASAIVLHSLSLDWSANEQILDCRLTHSEKQAVLSLLEARISDRKPLSYLINLAYFCDLPFYIDERVLIPRSPIAELIRQQFYPYFEVNEWAKPLGAATGIATKSKEPSAAFYDHGLEVKQLSQPERILDLCTGSGCIAIALASRFVDALVDAVDIDKGALEVAMVNVDHHELGHQVNVIESDLFAKIPSEHQYELIVTNPPYVDAAIMADLPPEFLYEPEQALAAGQDGLDLVHRILFEAPDYLSPEGLLVCEVGDSEWALNQAYPDINFDWLTFAHGGHGVFAITFEELMEYRSLFAHYVQRLDDMNNN
- the rplI gene encoding 50S ribosomal protein L9, giving the protein MQIILLQRIVNLGKLGETVDVKPGYGRNFLIPQGKALPATKANIEKFEARRAELEAEEAKEIASAQERADALTDVNVIMRAKSGDEGKLFGSIGTRDIAEALTNSGLEVDRSEVKLPEGTLRQIGEYNVDIQLHHDVTASILVTILSEDGDDEDQAVEEDDNEAADENEDYSEE
- a CDS encoding response regulator; translation: MTHILLVEDDPAIAMSLKVTCKREGWQITWLDNASGVLPMLHSDEAQTLSAIILDVGLPDGDGLSLCQQIRHTAELEHLKDLPIVFLTARSDEVDRILGLEMGGDDYCAKPFSPRELVARLKAIWRREQISAQQYATEDSTPSHNSHTSNGAADNLSPNPMSGQALTFECQSGTWYYQPLNYSLMWQDQKLELSNTERKILLTLLQAPNQVFSREQLLNAVTDYPDHRLARTIDSHIKSIRKQLASIDASTDVIHTHRGLGYGLCPA
- a CDS encoding questin oxidase family protein: MTFYSAPNYSQRLHEWLKRGRNWHIEYDEYLSNHITHNWIALDAAGADNEKMQWWEEVYVYNTTDKVNGKKALHSKKLAKMLQPPRSNPIDYTKITDANWLNNLQSIRIAFGLYRDFFDKKIAKLGLSACLNRYYPALSEGMAGAAMHAVIHTGWAVDVDSVDMASEGLAYMATAFQPLATGSNHSEHQLWCPNAPSIIAAFKQIFTNNDIAALAKKADLLSKTEDYTDLNRGSFQQRLITFDNPEHPMAQFLNENVTLRLPDIGCDLTPSIEALTVTATTALYSSDNEFFILHGLTSLHAVLCVLPHLDETAQRNALGYWFRALVATIIVQGIPNIVDTIVLLEQWNKYKDKNQSDKHQLTDEQQAWWMQILQSTTDSLDEHVPKGVYVLKRWAEWQAFSSATHDVYIKAAQNLAMPHPSGKLDANLWFNR
- the creC gene encoding two-component system sensor histidine kinase CreC; its protein translation is MSSPDNKNNPIKPNQSSWYAKLHPIGTAQQQTKTPKRPLNLSIFFRIWLAVALILILSGIVAFTQLFGYIKPTAQQVIEDTLLDTSQLLAASLRVPLSSGQLYDESYQRQLDTGFASTQTTINGSLNKDLEPTINKQTDNGFRVYVTDNNGLVIYDSWPMPYNAEGEDYSRWNDIYLTLKGQYGARSTLSKDSGHNTSIMYVAQPIRDELGEIIGVVSVGKPVASILPYLNDTRQRMLITTLLVSIAALILAGLVAWWLKQSITLVTQYTGSLAEDTKKPYFYLGHELNSLTDTIETMKHRLENRAYVSDYVHTLTHELKSPLTAIRASSELLEDDGLDTEDRHMLNQSIGEQSIKMQQLIDRLLLLAKVEQPTFRLNRQPVALLPMLQSLIKDSSPKLQQRHLDAIELYVNEENLLSHSKNMTLPVEILAKTTVFADSFWLLQALQNVLDNAIYFAANKVTIHIYNTTAHSVVIDIFNDGKQLPDYAVSKVFDRYFSLSHQSQLRSSAIQSDLTSQQPKTQTTTTHTSAKKGTGLGLTLVKQVIEHHGGSVIMHNVGADSAADQLAGVMVRITLPLFEK
- the rpsR gene encoding 30S ribosomal protein S18, whose product is MARFYRRRKFCRFTAEGITHIDYKDVELLKQYISDNGKIVPSRITGTSTKYQRQLATAIKQARYLALLPYTDNHQ
- a CDS encoding alpha/beta hydrolase yields the protein MSQYLEAVIKEHNPSNKQIDRAVIWLHGLGASGHDFEPVVPQLGLSNDMAVRFIFPHAPNIPVTINGGMVMPAWYDILEMSLERKVDIAQIEQSAQKIHDLITREIEHGVAPENIVIAGFSQGGAVAYHVALGYPKPLAGLMALSTYLATNDDLEYSTANQNIPVLIEHGTHDPVVPVVLGQQAQQLLSAKGYQVEYNTYPMAHQVCMPQIQNIGKWLNKVLG